In a single window of the Rhodococcus qingshengii JCM 15477 genome:
- a CDS encoding DEAD/DEAH box helicase — translation MGSVHEVIEAFREAPSNSERGTKFEQLMVRYFELDPLLSQQYEKVWRWIDWPGRKGKPDTGIDLVARERDTGEYTAIQCKFYEPTRTLSKGDIDSFFTASGKAPFSNRVIISTTDRWGKNAEEALEGQSIPVQRIGMAEIAESPIDWDIAWPQGELQVNLSEAKRHEPKLHQQTAIDDVFAGFEKGSDRGKLIMACGTGKTFTALKIAERAALENGGNARILFAVPSISLLSQTLREWTAQTQLDLRAFAVCSDTKVSRSAEDFNIHDVAIPVTTDPAKLAAEMAHRKRAKGLTVVFTTYQSLPAVAKAQELGVDPFDLVICDEAHRTTGVTLFGEDDSNFVRVHDAEFLKATRRLYMTATPRIFDETVKDKAEEHSAELTSMDDETVYGPEFHRLSFGAAVERGLLTDYKVIVLTVDESLMAAPLQDQLAGVHSELRLDDASKIIGCWNALAKRAGETPEGTGFAPGEAPMRRAVAFAKDIAASKQVAEVFPTVVDAYRDLLENSENDGGTVDSTNLDLTCSVRHVDGTFNALQRNEQLSWLKAPIPEGEARILTNARCLSEGVDVPALDAVMFLNPRNSVVDVVQSVGRVMRKSDGKDYGYIILPVAVPAGVSPSEALSNNTRFKVVWQVLNALRAHDDRFNAMVNSIALNATTNKKDGKGNDRLLGGHIGPLVEVGESFDNNGNSSSGSSGNGVDGTGSGNDSAQGVADGTNTGDGGGMATQMALFSLSEWQEAIYAKIVDKVGTRAYWEDWAGDVSDIAAAQITRINALLAGANTAVAEEFERFLTGLRDNLNDSISRDDAISMLSQHLITKPVFDALFAEHDFASHNPVSRVMQSMVDTLDDSGLEAETASLDAFYASVRVRATEVTSAEGKQKVIAELYERFFKIGFKKQSDALGIVYTPVEIVDFILRAADAALRDSFGRGLTDEDVHVLDPFTGTGTFMTRLLQSGLINPTDLARKYANELHANEITLLAYYVAAVNIETTYHALVDQGGDAAYVPFEGIVLADTFQITESGDSLDAEMFPQNNARIIRQNDTRINVVIGNPPYSVGQTSANDLNANVGYPTLDGRIADTYAKLSTATNKNSLYDSYLRAFRWATDRIGDSGVVAFVSNGGWVDGNTADGIRLSMAEEYAHIYVYNLRGNQRTAGELSRKEGGKVFGSGSRNTVAIFIGIKNPAHHGLCEIHYRDIGDYLTREDKLWIVSEGHLNTVEWQAITPNSHGDWANQRDDTFTTWPAIGDKKGTASTAVFAQFSMGLNSAKDAWCYNFAGDALTSNIDRLLENVNLAATTFETLVSKGEMARTGVAMSKFLDQRPDLADGTKLKWSRNLINSAARYAPLTADEDGMRIGSYRPFCKQRAYLDRKVNDIIYQIPSMFPTPHHTNIGFYVVGTGSDKLFSALMTDEIPDLSFWGSGSGQFFSRWTYVKPESADGELDFASTDTTEVDEHGYRRVDNITDGVLALYVGAVGDQVTKDDIFYYVYGLLHDPAYRETYSADLKKMLPHIPTPDSRERFEQFAAAGRRLSELHVNYESVAPYDLDVQLKTGANLDDRETLRISKMKWGKRKDPDTGKNVDDRTTIVYNPKVTITGIPEEAERFMLGSRSALAWIIERYQVKTDKASGIVSDPNGWCDEHDDPTYIVELIKRVTTVAVETMKTVDGLRA, via the coding sequence ATGGGTTCAGTGCACGAGGTCATCGAGGCGTTCCGTGAGGCTCCGTCGAATTCGGAGCGGGGCACGAAGTTCGAGCAGTTGATGGTCCGGTACTTCGAGCTCGATCCGCTGCTTTCGCAACAGTACGAGAAGGTGTGGCGCTGGATCGACTGGCCTGGCCGTAAGGGTAAGCCGGACACCGGCATCGACCTCGTAGCCCGCGAACGCGACACCGGCGAGTACACCGCTATCCAGTGCAAGTTCTACGAACCCACCAGAACCCTCTCCAAGGGCGATATCGACTCTTTCTTCACCGCATCGGGTAAGGCTCCGTTTTCCAATCGGGTGATCATCTCGACGACCGATCGGTGGGGGAAGAACGCCGAAGAGGCTCTGGAGGGACAGTCGATCCCGGTGCAGCGGATCGGGATGGCCGAGATCGCCGAATCCCCGATCGACTGGGACATCGCCTGGCCCCAAGGGGAGCTGCAGGTCAACCTGTCGGAGGCGAAACGTCACGAGCCGAAGCTGCATCAGCAGACCGCGATCGACGATGTCTTCGCCGGGTTCGAGAAGGGGAGCGACCGCGGCAAGCTGATCATGGCGTGCGGTACCGGAAAGACTTTTACAGCGCTCAAGATCGCGGAACGTGCAGCATTGGAGAACGGCGGCAACGCCCGCATCCTGTTCGCGGTGCCGTCGATCTCCCTGCTCTCACAAACCCTGCGGGAGTGGACCGCGCAAACACAGTTGGATCTGCGGGCGTTCGCGGTCTGCTCGGACACCAAGGTCTCCCGCTCCGCCGAAGACTTCAACATCCACGACGTCGCGATCCCGGTCACCACCGATCCGGCGAAGCTGGCGGCGGAGATGGCGCACCGTAAACGCGCCAAAGGTTTGACGGTGGTGTTCACCACCTACCAATCCCTGCCCGCCGTCGCGAAAGCGCAAGAGCTGGGGGTGGATCCGTTCGACCTGGTGATCTGCGACGAAGCGCACCGCACCACCGGCGTCACCTTGTTCGGGGAGGACGATTCGAACTTCGTCCGCGTCCACGATGCCGAGTTCCTCAAGGCCACCCGCCGGCTGTACATGACGGCGACGCCGCGGATCTTCGACGAGACGGTCAAGGACAAGGCCGAAGAGCATTCGGCCGAGTTGACGTCGATGGACGACGAAACCGTCTACGGTCCGGAGTTTCACCGGCTTTCGTTCGGTGCGGCTGTCGAGCGGGGTCTGCTCACCGATTACAAGGTGATCGTGTTGACCGTCGACGAATCGTTGATGGCCGCGCCACTGCAAGATCAGCTTGCCGGCGTGCACAGCGAACTGCGTCTCGATGATGCGTCGAAGATCATCGGCTGCTGGAACGCGCTGGCCAAGCGCGCCGGTGAAACCCCCGAAGGAACAGGCTTCGCACCGGGGGAGGCGCCGATGCGCCGCGCGGTCGCGTTCGCCAAGGACATCGCCGCCTCCAAGCAGGTCGCCGAAGTATTCCCGACGGTCGTCGATGCCTACCGTGACCTGCTCGAGAACAGCGAAAACGACGGCGGCACGGTCGATTCCACCAACCTGGACTTGACGTGTTCGGTGCGCCATGTGGACGGCACGTTCAACGCGCTGCAGCGCAACGAACAACTCTCCTGGCTCAAGGCACCGATCCCTGAGGGGGAAGCCCGGATCCTGACCAACGCCCGCTGCCTCTCCGAAGGCGTGGATGTTCCGGCGTTGGATGCGGTGATGTTCCTCAACCCCCGCAACTCGGTGGTCGACGTGGTGCAATCCGTGGGCCGGGTGATGCGCAAATCCGACGGCAAGGACTACGGCTACATCATTCTGCCGGTCGCGGTGCCGGCCGGAGTCAGCCCGTCGGAGGCGTTGTCGAACAACACCCGGTTCAAAGTGGTGTGGCAGGTCCTCAACGCGCTTCGCGCCCATGATGATCGGTTCAACGCGATGGTCAACTCCATCGCCCTCAACGCCACCACCAACAAGAAGGACGGCAAGGGCAACGACCGCCTCCTCGGTGGGCACATCGGACCACTCGTCGAGGTGGGCGAGAGCTTCGACAACAACGGCAACAGCAGTAGCGGTAGCAGCGGTAATGGTGTCGATGGAACGGGTTCCGGCAACGATTCTGCGCAGGGTGTCGCCGACGGCACCAACACCGGCGACGGTGGTGGGATGGCGACGCAGATGGCGTTGTTCTCCCTCTCCGAATGGCAGGAAGCGATCTACGCGAAGATCGTCGACAAGGTCGGCACCCGCGCCTACTGGGAAGACTGGGCCGGTGACGTCTCCGACATCGCCGCCGCGCAGATCACCCGCATCAACGCCCTCCTCGCCGGCGCCAACACCGCAGTGGCGGAAGAGTTCGAGCGGTTCCTCACCGGTTTGCGCGACAACCTCAACGATTCGATCAGCCGCGACGACGCGATCAGCATGCTTTCGCAGCATCTGATCACCAAGCCCGTGTTCGACGCCTTGTTTGCCGAGCACGACTTCGCATCCCACAATCCGGTTTCGCGGGTGATGCAGTCGATGGTCGACACCCTCGACGACAGCGGTCTGGAAGCGGAAACCGCCAGCCTCGACGCCTTCTACGCCTCCGTGCGAGTCCGGGCTACCGAGGTGACGAGCGCCGAAGGCAAACAGAAAGTCATCGCGGAACTGTATGAACGGTTCTTCAAGATCGGCTTCAAGAAGCAGTCCGACGCCCTCGGTATCGTCTACACCCCGGTGGAGATCGTCGACTTCATCCTCCGCGCCGCCGATGCGGCACTGCGGGATTCGTTCGGACGTGGCCTCACCGACGAAGACGTGCATGTTCTCGATCCATTTACCGGAACTGGAACGTTCATGACCAGGCTGCTGCAATCCGGGCTCATCAACCCGACCGATTTGGCCCGCAAGTATGCGAATGAGTTGCACGCCAACGAGATCACGCTGCTCGCCTACTACGTCGCCGCGGTGAATATCGAAACCACCTATCACGCACTGGTGGATCAGGGCGGAGACGCGGCGTACGTTCCGTTCGAGGGCATCGTCCTCGCTGATACCTTTCAGATCACCGAAAGCGGTGACAGCCTCGACGCGGAGATGTTCCCGCAGAACAATGCTCGGATCATCCGCCAGAACGACACCCGCATCAACGTCGTCATCGGCAACCCGCCGTATTCGGTGGGGCAGACCAGCGCGAACGATCTGAATGCGAACGTCGGTTACCCGACGTTGGACGGCCGCATCGCCGACACCTACGCGAAGCTCTCGACCGCGACGAACAAGAACAGCCTCTACGACTCCTACCTGCGCGCGTTCCGTTGGGCGACGGACCGCATCGGTGACTCCGGTGTGGTCGCATTCGTTTCCAACGGCGGTTGGGTGGACGGCAACACCGCCGACGGAATCCGACTGAGCATGGCCGAGGAATACGCACACATTTACGTCTACAACCTGCGCGGAAACCAGCGCACCGCCGGTGAACTGTCTCGCAAGGAAGGCGGAAAAGTTTTCGGCTCCGGTAGCCGCAACACCGTCGCCATCTTCATCGGCATCAAAAACCCGGCGCATCACGGTCTGTGCGAGATCCACTACCGCGACATCGGCGACTACCTCACCCGCGAAGACAAACTCTGGATTGTCTCCGAAGGGCACCTCAATACCGTCGAGTGGCAGGCGATCACCCCAAACAGTCACGGAGACTGGGCAAATCAGCGTGACGACACGTTCACGACCTGGCCGGCCATCGGAGACAAGAAGGGGACCGCGAGTACGGCAGTGTTCGCTCAGTTCTCAATGGGACTCAACTCCGCGAAAGACGCCTGGTGCTATAACTTCGCAGGTGATGCGCTGACCTCCAACATCGACCGACTTCTCGAGAACGTCAATCTTGCCGCGACGACTTTCGAAACGCTCGTAAGTAAGGGGGAAATGGCACGAACCGGTGTCGCGATGAGCAAGTTCCTTGATCAGAGACCAGACCTGGCTGACGGCACGAAGCTGAAATGGAGCCGGAACCTGATCAATAGCGCGGCACGATACGCCCCGCTGACCGCCGACGAGGATGGGATGCGTATCGGCAGCTATCGGCCGTTCTGTAAGCAGCGTGCCTACCTTGACCGCAAGGTCAACGACATCATCTACCAAATCCCGTCGATGTTCCCCACACCGCACCACACAAACATCGGCTTCTACGTGGTCGGTACAGGCTCGGACAAACTGTTCTCAGCGTTGATGACCGACGAGATTCCCGATTTGTCCTTCTGGGGCTCGGGAAGTGGTCAGTTCTTCTCCCGATGGACCTACGTCAAGCCCGAATCGGCTGATGGTGAGCTAGATTTCGCTTCCACCGACACCACCGAGGTCGACGAGCACGGCTACCGCCGGGTCGACAACATCACCGACGGCGTCCTAGCCCTCTATGTCGGCGCGGTCGGCGATCAGGTGACCAAGGACGACATCTTCTACTACGTCTACGGACTGCTGCACGATCCCGCCTACCGCGAGACCTACTCGGCGGACTTGAAGAAGATGCTCCCGCACATCCCGACCCCGGACAGCCGGGAACGTTTCGAGCAGTTCGCCGCGGCCGGTCGCCGGCTGTCCGAACTGCACGTCAACTACGAGTCCGTCGCGCCGTACGACCTCGACGTGCAGCTCAAGACCGGCGCGAACCTGGACGACCGTGAGACGCTGCGGATTTCGAAGATGAAGTGGGGCAAGCGGAAAGACCCGGATACGGGTAAGAACGTCGACGACCGCACTACCATCGTCTACAACCCGAAGGTCACCATCACAGGTATTCCGGAGGAAGCTGAACGCTTCATGCTCGGCTCGCGTTCGGCGTTGGCGTGGATCATCGAGCGCTACCAAGTCAAGACCGACAAGGCATCCGGGATCGTCAGCGATCCCAACGGCTGGTGCGACGAGCATGACGACCCGACCTACATTGTCGAGTTGATCAAGCGTGTCACCACTGTCGCAGTCGAAACCATGAAAACTGTTGATGGACTTCGCGCATGA
- a CDS encoding DUF4062 domain-containing protein, translating to MPIELSGRPIFLASPGNLAHERDICRKTVSAFNEERANPARVHFLVRGWEQFPAGVGRPQARINPYIDDCDFMILMLGDHWGSPPSLDGPYSSGTEEEFHRCLELLESSDACMRDLLVLFKTIDAGRLRDPGPQLCKVMDFRDRLEQSKSLLFDCQWPRSSPRRRPVVLPAGGHGFSPVAASCFSPPAF from the coding sequence ATGCCGATTGAGCTTTCAGGTCGTCCGATCTTCTTGGCGTCGCCGGGGAACCTCGCACACGAACGGGATATTTGTCGAAAGACCGTCTCCGCGTTCAATGAGGAACGAGCCAACCCCGCCCGGGTTCACTTTCTCGTCCGAGGTTGGGAACAGTTCCCCGCGGGTGTCGGAAGGCCGCAAGCGAGGATTAATCCGTATATCGACGACTGCGATTTCATGATCTTGATGTTGGGAGATCACTGGGGCTCTCCTCCAAGCCTCGACGGGCCCTATTCGTCGGGTACGGAGGAGGAGTTCCATCGCTGCCTTGAGCTGTTGGAATCATCGGATGCCTGCATGCGTGATCTCCTCGTTCTGTTCAAGACGATTGACGCCGGCCGTCTCCGTGACCCAGGCCCACAACTTTGCAAGGTGATGGACTTTCGTGACCGCTTGGAGCAGTCGAAGAGCTTGTTGTTTGATTGTCAATGGCCACGAAGTTCTCCCCGTAGGCGGCCAGTAGTTCTCCCCGCTGGTGGCCACGGGTTCTCCCCGGTGGCGGCCAGTTGTTTTTCCCCACCCGCTTTCTGA
- the istB gene encoding IS21-like element IS1415 family helper ATPase IstB, whose translation MSTPLRTVTSANGDPLAEAIDLTKRLKLPHIRRSLSDIIPTAKAQRWDPAEVVRVLLAEEAAGRDRANLHTRRKRAGFPTGKTFGDWDETKSSIPRATQDALRTLEWVGRRECFCVCGPSGTGKSHFTEALGQAAVEAGLAVSWFTIEDLGALVRRHRADDSIARALTRIIRSDLIIVDDIGLLPVSEDAAEGFYRLVDAAYERRAIAVSSNLHPSGFDEIMPKTLATATVDRLLHHAHVVVTDGDSFRLTEATTGKGVKPFS comes from the coding sequence ATGAGCACCCCTTTGCGCACTGTTACCAGCGCTAACGGCGACCCGTTGGCCGAGGCGATCGACCTGACTAAACGCCTGAAACTGCCCCATATCCGCAGGTCCTTGAGCGATATCATCCCGACCGCGAAAGCCCAACGCTGGGACCCCGCCGAAGTCGTGCGGGTTCTCCTCGCTGAGGAAGCCGCCGGCCGGGACCGGGCGAACCTGCACACTCGCCGCAAACGCGCGGGTTTCCCTACCGGCAAGACCTTCGGCGACTGGGACGAAACGAAATCGTCGATTCCCCGCGCCACCCAGGACGCGCTCCGCACCCTGGAGTGGGTCGGGCGGCGTGAATGTTTCTGCGTCTGTGGGCCTTCGGGAACTGGCAAGTCTCACTTCACCGAGGCACTCGGGCAGGCCGCAGTCGAAGCTGGGCTGGCGGTGTCTTGGTTCACCATCGAAGACCTCGGTGCCCTGGTCCGCCGGCACCGTGCCGACGACTCCATCGCCCGAGCCCTGACGAGGATCATCCGCTCCGACCTGATCATCGTCGACGACATCGGTCTGCTCCCGGTCTCTGAAGACGCCGCCGAAGGATTCTATCGCCTCGTCGACGCTGCCTACGAACGCCGAGCGATTGCCGTCTCGAGCAACCTGCACCCCTCCGGCTTCGACGAGATCATGCCCAAAACATTGGCCACCGCCACCGTTGACCGGCTCCTGCACCATGCGCACGTCGTCGTCACCGACGGCGACTCCTTCCGCCTCACCGAAGCCACCACCGGCAAGGGGGTGAAGCCCTTCAGCTAA
- the istA gene encoding IS21-like element IS1415 family transposase, giving the protein MKSSREIMEILEAYDLTGSYRAAAELAGCDHHTVARYVQMRAAGQPPDRRRHRARAIDDFLPKIEELVVRSQGKVRADVIHERIVALGFTGGERTTRRTVAEAKAQFRAGRRRVYRPWVTEPGLWLQYDFGDGPTISGRKTTLFCAWLAWSRFRVVIPIWDKTLPTVAACLDATFRRLGGVPVYVLTDNEKTATIDHVAGIAVRNPEIVEVARHYGTTLRTCLPADPESKGGSEATVRIAKADLLPKEVNLREQYHSFGELESACRQFCTDVNTRVHSSTRRRPVERLAEELQRLHPLPKSPFTAVFGTTRRVNWESTISVEGVRYSVPHTLIDTRVWARFHGEELIVTAVDNDGGAVEVARHRRGQPGSPVLDNDHYPPRPDRDAADRVPKPRTAAELAFLQLGQGANSWLVEAAAAGARRIRAKMAEAVDLSKLHSPDAVDRALGTAAMTGRFADRDLISILDYQVTHEHADPVRRSENHTLQPGTAAWSTFGQTPAPASPATTDDESDDA; this is encoded by the coding sequence ATGAAATCGAGCAGGGAGATCATGGAAATTTTGGAGGCGTACGACCTCACGGGTAGTTATCGGGCGGCGGCGGAGCTGGCTGGGTGTGATCACCACACGGTGGCCCGGTATGTGCAGATGCGCGCTGCGGGGCAGCCGCCGGACCGCCGGCGGCATCGAGCGCGGGCGATCGACGACTTTCTGCCGAAGATCGAGGAGTTGGTGGTCCGCTCGCAGGGCAAGGTCCGCGCGGATGTCATCCACGAACGGATCGTCGCGCTGGGGTTCACCGGCGGTGAGCGGACCACGCGCCGGACGGTCGCGGAGGCGAAGGCCCAGTTTCGGGCTGGTCGGCGGCGAGTGTATCGGCCGTGGGTAACCGAACCTGGGCTGTGGTTACAGTACGACTTCGGTGACGGGCCAACGATTTCCGGCCGGAAGACGACGTTGTTCTGCGCATGGTTGGCGTGGTCGCGATTTCGGGTGGTGATCCCGATCTGGGACAAGACATTGCCGACGGTGGCGGCGTGTTTGGATGCGACATTCCGCCGCTTGGGCGGGGTTCCGGTCTATGTCCTCACCGACAACGAGAAGACCGCGACGATCGATCACGTGGCCGGGATCGCGGTCCGCAATCCGGAGATCGTGGAGGTGGCACGGCATTACGGCACGACGCTGCGGACGTGTTTACCTGCTGATCCGGAGTCGAAGGGAGGAAGTGAGGCGACGGTGCGGATCGCCAAAGCCGACCTGTTGCCGAAGGAGGTGAACCTGCGCGAGCAGTATCACTCTTTCGGTGAGCTCGAGTCGGCTTGCCGGCAGTTCTGCACCGACGTCAACACCCGCGTCCACAGCTCTACTCGGCGGCGGCCGGTCGAGCGGCTGGCCGAAGAGTTGCAGCGGCTGCATCCGCTGCCGAAATCTCCGTTCACCGCGGTGTTCGGCACTACCCGGCGGGTGAACTGGGAGTCGACGATCTCGGTGGAAGGGGTGCGGTATTCGGTGCCGCACACGTTGATCGACACTCGGGTCTGGGCCCGCTTCCATGGTGAGGAGCTGATCGTGACCGCCGTCGACAATGATGGCGGTGCAGTCGAAGTCGCGCGGCACCGCCGCGGCCAACCCGGTTCACCGGTCCTCGACAACGACCACTACCCACCCCGCCCAGACCGCGACGCCGCCGACCGGGTGCCCAAGCCTCGTACCGCCGCCGAGCTCGCCTTCCTACAGTTGGGCCAGGGTGCCAACAGCTGGCTGGTCGAGGCTGCCGCCGCGGGAGCGCGCCGCATCAGGGCGAAGATGGCCGAGGCCGTGGACCTTTCGAAGCTGCACTCCCCGGACGCAGTCGACAGAGCGTTGGGGACGGCGGCGATGACCGGCCGGTTCGCCGATCGGGACCTGATCTCGATCCTCGACTACCAAGTCACCCACGAACACGCTGATCCGGTCCGTCGCAGCGAGAACCACACTCTGCAACCGGGCACCGCCGCCTGGTCCACCTTCGGCCAGACACCAGCGCCGGCCAGCCCAGCCACTACTGACGATGAAAGCGATGACGCCTGA
- a CDS encoding tetratricopeptide repeat protein yields the protein MQLLATAKRHAAAGHLMQAEAAFSHAIKDGDPEALTEFAQFMRRTGRLERALALNNQLLADPALLARGDAEAVAYKTNSLANMGVIHRKRGELTQSRDLLHEAVETARASAQPINQKLCYALDNYGLTLLKITEPDAAIQLFEEAHSLRQDFGSPKELAQSAINLGRSQMRLGDYAAAEARFAEAIDFLRDDHDDHLMANALSGLAESGLRQGAADGAQGHIEQALKINERIQNSDGVSIAHALFAQLLLLEGAPDEAERHALVSQEKSEKSNNAAGLGTAAWLLAEVAFAKGGTSRARALLREATVHARKAQSPLLDRDIEQTSVKLSAAGT from the coding sequence ATGCAACTCCTCGCGACTGCCAAGAGGCACGCGGCGGCTGGGCACCTGATGCAGGCCGAAGCGGCCTTCTCTCATGCAATTAAGGACGGGGATCCCGAGGCATTGACGGAGTTCGCCCAGTTCATGAGGCGAACAGGGCGGCTCGAACGGGCTCTCGCGCTCAACAATCAGCTACTCGCAGATCCCGCCTTACTGGCCAGAGGCGACGCCGAAGCGGTCGCTTATAAAACAAATTCTTTAGCCAATATGGGTGTGATTCATCGTAAGCGTGGTGAGTTGACCCAGTCCAGGGACCTGTTGCACGAGGCCGTCGAAACTGCACGGGCAAGCGCGCAACCCATCAATCAGAAACTGTGTTACGCGCTGGACAACTACGGGTTGACCTTGTTGAAGATCACGGAACCTGATGCAGCCATTCAACTTTTCGAAGAGGCACACAGTTTGCGTCAGGATTTTGGGTCCCCGAAAGAACTAGCGCAGTCTGCAATCAATCTCGGTCGGAGCCAAATGCGCCTTGGCGACTACGCGGCAGCGGAAGCGAGGTTCGCCGAAGCAATCGACTTTCTACGAGACGATCACGATGATCACCTGATGGCCAACGCGTTGTCGGGTCTCGCGGAGTCGGGGCTGCGGCAAGGTGCGGCCGACGGGGCCCAGGGCCACATCGAGCAGGCACTCAAAATTAATGAACGAATCCAGAACTCCGATGGGGTCAGCATTGCGCACGCGCTGTTTGCGCAGCTCCTGTTGCTGGAAGGCGCACCGGATGAGGCTGAGAGGCATGCGCTCGTATCGCAGGAGAAGAGCGAGAAGTCGAACAATGCTGCCGGCCTTGGCACAGCAGCCTGGCTGCTCGCGGAGGTGGCATTCGCGAAAGGAGGGACTTCACGCGCGAGGGCGCTACTGAGGGAAGCGACTGTACACGCCAGGAAGGCTCAGAGCCCCTTGCTGGATCGGGACATCGAGCAAACCTCCGTGAAGCTCAGCGCAGCGGGGACCTAG
- a CDS encoding metallophosphoesterase has translation MNEIGFIGDIHGCIEELDELVTAARSRTSHLVFLGDYVNRGPHSREVIDFLIRLQQTKGISTSFIMGNHDQAFLDSLVGDGFDSFLRIGGASTVVSYVGAPRADVLSQLRESVPATHIDFLNSLANQVVVDGVVATHERPAHEIDTTGDTERFAIYGHSPQRRLLPRIEHDRAFIDTGCGTLPDGRLTCLFWPSLTWIQSKPCKPIR, from the coding sequence ATGAACGAGATCGGGTTCATCGGTGATATTCACGGTTGCATTGAAGAACTGGACGAACTCGTAACAGCGGCACGCTCTCGCACCTCCCACCTTGTCTTCCTCGGTGACTACGTGAACCGTGGACCGCACTCTCGTGAGGTAATTGACTTCCTGATCCGACTGCAGCAGACCAAGGGAATCTCTACGTCATTCATCATGGGGAATCACGATCAAGCCTTCCTTGACTCGCTAGTGGGCGACGGTTTTGACAGCTTCTTGCGGATCGGGGGAGCATCCACGGTTGTGTCCTACGTCGGTGCGCCGCGAGCCGACGTACTGTCCCAGCTTCGGGAAAGTGTTCCCGCCACACACATTGACTTTCTGAACTCGCTCGCCAATCAGGTTGTGGTAGACGGCGTTGTTGCAACGCATGAACGCCCGGCCCATGAGATCGACACGACAGGGGACACCGAGCGATTCGCAATCTATGGTCACTCTCCTCAGCGTCGCCTTCTCCCCCGGATCGAACACGATCGAGCCTTCATCGACACAGGTTGCGGCACGCTGCCCGACGGCCGGCTGACCTGTCTATTCTGGCCGAGCCTCACTTGGATTCAGTCGAAGCCTTGTAAGCCGATTCGATGA
- a CDS encoding nucleotidyltransferase domain-containing protein yields the protein MTNTDPFELDWHEPESPVDLEAIRKKLAELLVDDMLIEQVCTRVQGNAIGVLLYGSWARGDASATSDLDLLVMSQFRADSGMEGKLSLSAYTPTQLADARATLFGMHLARDGIALHDTEGRMAEILSTFTPPDPQELLQRIREFAIVLDLPREEQSIYLPGLCQVARYLLRTAIYTLALRDGRPCFSVEELAVRFNQPELTILLSSHPEQYPAPSLGVLDDLRQRLIEVVGAPGDNPFGSLHALIVSSSTSNPDLEKLATLALGVDESLPYAELPKVIL from the coding sequence GTGACCAATACTGATCCATTCGAGTTAGATTGGCACGAACCTGAATCGCCGGTCGATCTTGAGGCCATCCGCAAAAAACTCGCGGAACTTCTGGTCGACGACATGCTCATTGAGCAGGTCTGCACGCGAGTTCAGGGAAACGCGATTGGTGTACTGCTTTACGGCAGTTGGGCGCGGGGCGATGCATCAGCCACTTCTGACTTAGACCTTCTCGTTATGTCACAGTTCCGGGCCGACTCCGGAATGGAAGGCAAGTTAAGCCTGAGCGCCTACACCCCCACCCAACTGGCCGATGCCCGAGCTACCCTCTTCGGGATGCATCTGGCGAGGGACGGGATTGCCTTGCACGACACCGAAGGCCGAATGGCCGAAATCTTGAGCACGTTCACCCCGCCCGACCCACAGGAGTTACTCCAACGGATTCGCGAGTTCGCAATTGTTCTCGATCTGCCACGCGAGGAGCAATCTATCTATCTGCCGGGGTTGTGCCAGGTCGCTCGGTACTTACTCCGCACGGCCATCTACACCCTGGCTCTACGCGATGGGCGTCCATGCTTCTCAGTCGAGGAATTGGCGGTGCGGTTCAATCAGCCAGAGTTGACTATCTTGCTGTCGTCGCATCCAGAGCAGTATCCTGCTCCTAGTCTCGGTGTCCTCGACGATTTGCGCCAACGCCTGATTGAGGTAGTAGGCGCACCCGGCGACAACCCGTTTGGATCCCTACACGCGCTCATCGTTAGCTCATCGACAAGCAATCCTGACCTTGAGAAGCTGGCTACCTTAGCTCTCGGCGTGGACGAATCCCTTCCTTACGCCGAGCTTCCGAAAGTAATTCTATGA